A single genomic interval of Helianthus annuus cultivar XRQ/B chromosome 6, HanXRQr2.0-SUNRISE, whole genome shotgun sequence harbors:
- the LOC110864402 gene encoding serine racemase isoform X1, translated as MEDKKYASDIDSITKAHALIKPYVHVTPVLSSETLNSIAGKSLFFKCECFQKGGAFKFRGASNAIFSLDEEQAAKGVVTHSSGNHAAALALAAKLRGIPAYIVIPKNAPKCKVENVKRYGGQIIWSEATMQSREETANKVLHETGAVLVHPYNDSRIISGQGTLSLEFLDQVPQLDTLIVPISGGGLISGITIGAKSMNPAIRVLAAEPKGADDAAQSKASGRIIMLPQTDTIADGLRASLGDLTWPVVRDLVDDIITVDDKEIVEAMRYCYEVLKVAIEPSGAIGLAAVLSDKFKRNPAWKDSRNIGIVLSGGNVDLGVLWESLNN; from the exons ATGGAGGATAAGAAATATGCCTCTGATATCGACTCGATAACGAAAGCGCATGCTTTAATCAAGCCCTATGTTCATGTAACTCCTGTCTTATCTTCGGAAACGCTAAACTCCATTGCTggaaaatctttatttttcaagtgTGAATGCTTTCAAAAGGG TGGAGCGTTTAAATTCCGAGGTGCATCGAACGCTATTTTTTCTCTCGATGAAGAACAAGCAGCCAAAGGCGTTGTAACTCACAGCAG cGGCAATCATGCTGCAGCACTAGCTTTGGCTGCAAAACTTCGAGGAATTCCTGCGTATATAGTTATACCGAAAAACGCTCCAAAATGTAAAGTTGAGAATGTGAAACGTTACGGAGGTCAAATCATATGGAGTGAAGCTACTATGCAATCTAGAGAAGAAACGGCAAATAAAGTATTACACGAGACTGGGGCCGTTCTTGTTCATCCGTATAACGATAGTCGTATCATAAG TGGTCAGGGTACATTGTCACTCGAATTTCTTGATCAGGTCCCACAACTCGACACTCTAATAGTTCCAATAAGTG GTGGTGGTTTGATATCTGGCATCACGATTGGAGCCAAATCGATGAATCCTGCCATACGGGTCCTCGCTGCTGAGCCAAAAGGCGCGGATGATGCCGCACAATCGAAAGCATCGGGTAGAATCATAATGTTGCCGCAAACCGACACCATTGCCGATGGGCTTCGAGCTTCCCTTGGAGATCTTACTTG GCCCGTTGTACGGGACCTTGTTGACGATATTATAACCGTGGACGATAAAGAGATCGTTGAAGCTATGAGATATTGTTATGAGGTGCTTAAGGTTGCTATCGAACCTAGCGGTGCTATAGGCCTTGCTGCAGTCCTTTCGGATAAGTTTAAGCGAAATCCTGCTTGGAAGGATTCTCGTAACATTGGGATTGTGCTTTCGGGTGGTAATGTGGATCTTGGCGTACTATGGGAATCATTGAATAATTAA
- the LOC110864402 gene encoding serine racemase isoform X2: MILTNYSYLYFCSLQWILTCFCQVAFSLMVISGAFKFRGASNAIFSLDEEQAAKGVVTHSSGNHAAALALAAKLRGIPAYIVIPKNAPKCKVENVKRYGGQIIWSEATMQSREETANKVLHETGAVLVHPYNDSRIISGQGTLSLEFLDQVPQLDTLIVPISGGGLISGITIGAKSMNPAIRVLAAEPKGADDAAQSKASGRIIMLPQTDTIADGLRASLGDLTWPVVRDLVDDIITVDDKEIVEAMRYCYEVLKVAIEPSGAIGLAAVLSDKFKRNPAWKDSRNIGIVLSGGNVDLGVLWESLNN; the protein is encoded by the exons atgattctgacaaattatagcTACCTATATTTTTGCTCATTACAATGGATATTAACATGTTTTTGCCAAGTTGCTTTTTCTTTGATGGTTATCAGTGGAGCGTTTAAATTCCGAGGTGCATCGAACGCTATTTTTTCTCTCGATGAAGAACAAGCAGCCAAAGGCGTTGTAACTCACAGCAG cGGCAATCATGCTGCAGCACTAGCTTTGGCTGCAAAACTTCGAGGAATTCCTGCGTATATAGTTATACCGAAAAACGCTCCAAAATGTAAAGTTGAGAATGTGAAACGTTACGGAGGTCAAATCATATGGAGTGAAGCTACTATGCAATCTAGAGAAGAAACGGCAAATAAAGTATTACACGAGACTGGGGCCGTTCTTGTTCATCCGTATAACGATAGTCGTATCATAAG TGGTCAGGGTACATTGTCACTCGAATTTCTTGATCAGGTCCCACAACTCGACACTCTAATAGTTCCAATAAGTG GTGGTGGTTTGATATCTGGCATCACGATTGGAGCCAAATCGATGAATCCTGCCATACGGGTCCTCGCTGCTGAGCCAAAAGGCGCGGATGATGCCGCACAATCGAAAGCATCGGGTAGAATCATAATGTTGCCGCAAACCGACACCATTGCCGATGGGCTTCGAGCTTCCCTTGGAGATCTTACTTG GCCCGTTGTACGGGACCTTGTTGACGATATTATAACCGTGGACGATAAAGAGATCGTTGAAGCTATGAGATATTGTTATGAGGTGCTTAAGGTTGCTATCGAACCTAGCGGTGCTATAGGCCTTGCTGCAGTCCTTTCGGATAAGTTTAAGCGAAATCCTGCTTGGAAGGATTCTCGTAACATTGGGATTGTGCTTTCGGGTGGTAATGTGGATCTTGGCGTACTATGGGAATCATTGAATAATTAA
- the LOC110864403 gene encoding probable phospholipid hydroperoxide glutathione peroxidase: MASDSKKTVYDFTVKDVKGQDVELSKYKGKVLLIVNVASQCGFTNSNYPELTTLYQKYKDQGFEILAFPCNQFGGQEPGSNEEIQEFACTRFKAEYPVFSKVNVNGKEADPLYKFLKSSKGGFLGDSIKWNFTKFLVDREGKVVDRYAPTTSPLSIEKDIKKLLNVA, encoded by the exons ATGGCCTCTGATTCCAAGAAAACAGTTTATGACTTCACTGTTAAG GATGTGAAAGGGCAAGATGTTGAGCTTAGCAAGTACAAGGGAAAAGTCTTGCTGATTGTCAATGTTGCTTCACAATG TGGCTTTACGAACTCGAATTATCCTGAGTTGACAACCTTGTACCAGAAGTACAAGGATCAAG GTTTTGAGATTCTTGCTTTCCCATGCAACCAATTTGGCGGGCAAGAACCCGGATCCAATGAAGAAATTCAGGAGTTTGCTTGCACTCGTTTTAAAGCCGAATACCCCGTCTTTAGCAAG GTCAATGTGAATGGGAAAGAAGCCGATCCTTTGTACAAGTTCTTGAAGTCGAGCAAAGGCGGATTTCTTGGTGACAGTATCAAATGGAATTTCACAAAGTTCCTAGTTGACCGTGAGGGGAAGGTCGTTGACCGATATGCACCCACCACCAGCCCTCTGAGCATCGAG AAGGACATAAAGAAGCTGCTTAACGTCGCTTAA